In the Rhizobium sp. SSA_523 genome, GTTGCCTTGCAGGCCGTTTGGCGGTATTTCCCCGCCCATGACCGACACCCTCACCGCTTCCCGCACCGGCACTTCGGCCGGCACCTATCTTGTGGCCGCGCTCTATCATTTCGCCCGGCTGGAGCGTTTTGCAAGCCTGCGCGATCCGCTGCAGGCGCTCTGCGACGAACAGGGCGTGAAGGGGACGCTTCTCCTCGCCCGTGAGGGCATCAACGGCACGATTGCCGGTTCTGATGCCGGAATTGCCACTGTTCTCGCCTATCTGCGGGCGCAGCCGGAATTTTCCGCTCTCGAACACAAGGAGAGCCGGGCGTCGAAAATGCCCTTCCTGCGGATGAAAGTGCGCCTGAAGAAGGAGATCGTGACCATGGGGGTCGAGGATATCGATCCCAACCGCATCGTCGGCACCTATGTCGAGCCGAAGGACTGGAACGCCCTGATTTCGGATCCTGAAACCATCGTGATCGACACCCGCAACGATTACGAGACGGCCATCGGCATCTTCAAGGGCGCGATCGATCCGAAGACCAAGACCTTTCGCGAATTCCCCGATTGGGTGAAGAACAATGGCGGGCTGCACAACAAGCCGAAAATCGCCATGTATTGCACCGGCGGCATTCGCTGCGAGAAGGCGACCGCCTTCATGAAGGAACAGGGTTTCGAGGATGTCTATCACCTGAAGGGTGGCATCCTGAAATATCTCGAGACGGTGCCGGAAGAAGAGAGCCTGTGGGAGGGCGCCTGCTTCGTCTTCGACGAACGCGTATCGGTGACGCACGGCCTGAAGGAGGGCGATCATCGCCTCTGTCATGCCTGCCGCGAACCGCTGACACCGGAGGATCGCGCAGCGCCGACCTTCGAGGAAGGGGTCTCATGCCCTCATTGCTTCGACAGCCGCACCGAAGAGGATCGTGAGCGCTACCGCCAGCGCCAGCGCCAGATCGAACTGGCCCGGAAGCGGGGCGCCAAGCACCTCGGCTCCTGATCCCTTCCGCCGTCTGCCGCGAGCGACAGGCCGCAAGCGCAATCGGTCAGGCCGCAGCGCCGGGCGGCAATCCTCCTCGTCGCCTGTCACGGGAACTTCAGGCGCTCTGCAAGCGATCTTCAAGCGCTCTCTTCAAGCGCTTTGGGGCAGGCTCATCAGCGGTCCGGCATAGCGAAGCGCGTCTATTCCCTCGATATCCATCGGCCGGCCGAAGAGATAGCCCTGCAGCCTGTCGCAGCCGGCGTGGCGCAACTGATGGGCCTGGGCTTCGGTCTCCACCCCCTCGGCCGTCACCGGAAGGTCCAGCGAGCGGGCCAGTGCAACGGTGGCACGCAGGGTTTCGAGCGCCCGGCCGCTATGCGCCACCTCCTCCACCAGCGAGCGATCGAGCTTGATGCGATCGAAGCCGAACTGGCGCAGATAGCCGACGCTGGAAAAGCCGGCGCCGAAATCGTCAAGCGCCACTTTGACGCCGGTCTGCCGCAAGAGTTCCAGCGTCCGGCGCGCCCGCGCCGGGTTCTGGATGAAGTAGGTCTCCGTCAGCTCGAGCGTCAGCCGCGAGGGCGAGATGTCGCTTTCCTTTAAGACTTCGGCAACCCGGCCGACAAAGGCCGGATCGCGGAACTGGCCGGGCGAGACGTTGACGGAAAGCGCCAGATCCGGCCAGGCGCTCAATGCTGCGCAGGCCGAGCGCAGCACGCAAAGCCCGAGCAGATCGATCAGGCCGGTGCTCTCCGCGATCGGAATGAAAATATCGGGTGAGACCGGGCCGACCCCGTGGCGGTTCCAGCGGGCCAGCGCCTCGACGCCGTGGATCGTAAGGCTCTTCGCATCGATGATGGGCTGGAAGACGACGGTGATCTCCTGCGCGTCGATGGCTGCCCGCAGATCGATCTCGAGCAGATTGCGCTCCTCGCGCTCCTCGTCCATCGACGGATCGTAAAGGGTCCAGCGACCCCGCCCCTCCTCCTTGGAGCAATACATGGCCATGTCGGCCCGGCGGATCAGTTCCTCGCTCGGAACCACGCCCTTCTTGGTGACGGACAGGCCGATGCTGCAGCCGATCACCGCCACGCGTTCGCCCATCGTGAAGGGCTCGCCGAGGAAATCGAGAATGGCCTCGCACAGTTCGGCCGCGGCTTTGTGCACGTCGTGCCCGACAAAGGCGATGGCGAATTCGTCGCCGCCCAGCCGCGCGAGGACCCGGTCGGGTCCTGCAAGCACCCGCAGGCCCGCCGAGACGCTGCGGATCAGCACATCGCCGGTGGCATGGCCATAGGCATCGTTGACCTCCTTGAACCCGTCGAGATCCAGATAGAGGAGTGCCACATCCTTGCGCTCTGTCCGCGCCCGCTCCACCAGATCGCTCAATCCGGCAAACAGGCCGGCGCGGTTGGCAAGCCCGCTCAGTCGATCGGTCATCGCCAGCTTCAGCGCTGCCGTCTCGTCGGCGCTGAGGCGGGCCAGCGCCTGATTGCCGCTGACGAAGAGAAGCAGCATGTAGATGGCGATCATGGCGACGGCGCACCAGACGAGCGGGCGCACCTGCGCGAGGCTTGCATCGCCCGGCGAACGCGGCAGCCAGGACAGGCCGGCGATGACGCGGTCGGTGGGGCTCAAAATCGGCACCAGATGCGAGGCCAGTTCGGATGTCGGCAGGAGAACCAGGCCGGACAGGACATAGGCCTTGGACAGGCGCGAGATCGTGACCTCAGACAGATGCCGGAAGAAGATGACATAGCGGCTTTCCGCCAGGGCCGCCGCCCGTTCGTCCGACCGCAAGCGGATCAGCCCGACGGCCACCGCGGCTATGCCCTTGGATGTCGTGACGAAGCCCGCCGCTTCCATGCTATCCTTGCCGGATCCCGACCGCACGCTGTCGAACAGCGTCCAGACATCGGGCGTCACATAGCCTTCCAGCGATGCGGTGAGCTTTTTCCCCTCGGAATAGGCGGAGACGGGGCGACCGGAATGATCGAGGATGACGGAGACGTCGAACAGGCTGTTTTCGGCCGTCGTATCGCCGAAATTGCGGTCCAGCCAGCTGACAT is a window encoding:
- a CDS encoding rhodanese-related sulfurtransferase, coding for MTDTLTASRTGTSAGTYLVAALYHFARLERFASLRDPLQALCDEQGVKGTLLLAREGINGTIAGSDAGIATVLAYLRAQPEFSALEHKESRASKMPFLRMKVRLKKEIVTMGVEDIDPNRIVGTYVEPKDWNALISDPETIVIDTRNDYETAIGIFKGAIDPKTKTFREFPDWVKNNGGLHNKPKIAMYCTGGIRCEKATAFMKEQGFEDVYHLKGGILKYLETVPEEESLWEGACFVFDERVSVTHGLKEGDHRLCHACREPLTPEDRAAPTFEEGVSCPHCFDSRTEEDRERYRQRQRQIELARKRGAKHLGS
- a CDS encoding bifunctional diguanylate cyclase/phosphodiesterase → MVLIFAAVMVCVCAMVFTALDRVGHYANELDESRSREAVSGALFTFREQLSATLHDYAAWDDAADNAYRTRDVSWLDRNFGDTTAENSLFDVSVILDHSGRPVSAYSEGKKLTASLEGYVTPDVWTLFDSVRSGSGKDSMEAAGFVTTSKGIAAVAVGLIRLRSDERAAALAESRYVIFFRHLSEVTISRLSKAYVLSGLVLLPTSELASHLVPILSPTDRVIAGLSWLPRSPGDASLAQVRPLVWCAVAMIAIYMLLLFVSGNQALARLSADETAALKLAMTDRLSGLANRAGLFAGLSDLVERARTERKDVALLYLDLDGFKEVNDAYGHATGDVLIRSVSAGLRVLAGPDRVLARLGGDEFAIAFVGHDVHKAAAELCEAILDFLGEPFTMGERVAVIGCSIGLSVTKKGVVPSEELIRRADMAMYCSKEEGRGRWTLYDPSMDEEREERNLLEIDLRAAIDAQEITVVFQPIIDAKSLTIHGVEALARWNRHGVGPVSPDIFIPIAESTGLIDLLGLCVLRSACAALSAWPDLALSVNVSPGQFRDPAFVGRVAEVLKESDISPSRLTLELTETYFIQNPARARRTLELLRQTGVKVALDDFGAGFSSVGYLRQFGFDRIKLDRSLVEEVAHSGRALETLRATVALARSLDLPVTAEGVETEAQAHQLRHAGCDRLQGYLFGRPMDIEGIDALRYAGPLMSLPQSA